From the genome of Candidatus Methylopumilus turicensis, one region includes:
- a CDS encoding gamma-butyrobetaine hydroxylase-like domain-containing protein: MHSNNGNQPIPSSIKLHQKSRLLEIAFIDNTECMLSCEFLRVYSPSAEVRGHGAGQEVLQVGKENVNILAIEPVGQYAIKLIFSDGHDTGLYSWDYLYDLARNYEGLWLEYIGKLDAAGVKRNPIETVQ, encoded by the coding sequence ATGCACTCAAATAACGGCAACCAACCCATACCGAGCAGTATAAAACTGCATCAAAAATCACGGCTTTTAGAAATTGCGTTCATTGACAACACCGAATGCATGCTCTCCTGTGAATTTCTTCGCGTTTACTCTCCATCCGCAGAGGTGCGTGGGCACGGCGCTGGGCAAGAGGTTCTTCAGGTCGGTAAAGAAAATGTGAACATCTTAGCGATTGAACCTGTCGGACAATATGCGATTAAGCTGATTTTCTCAGATGGTCATGATACTGGCTTGTACTCTTGGGATTATTTATACGACTTAGCCCGAAATTACGAAGGCCTTTGGTTGGAATACATCGGTAAGCTCGATGCAGCAGGGGTAAAGCGCAACCCTATCGAAACTGTTCAATAA
- the ubiE gene encoding bifunctional demethylmenaquinone methyltransferase/2-methoxy-6-polyprenyl-1,4-benzoquinol methylase UbiE, whose product MSDSNQTHFGFKTVKENEKASKVGQVFHSVAQKYDLMNDVMSAGLHRTWKRFAIEVSGVKAGDKVLDVAGGSGDLSRLFNKKVGPTGQVILTDINASMLAVGRDRLIDDGAAVPALQCDAEKLPFPDNHFDCVIVAFGLRNMTHKDKALAEMRRVLKTGGRLLVLEFSKVWKPLAPIYDAYSFKLLPIMGKLFAKDADSYQYLAESIRMHPDQETLRQMMLDAGLAKVDYYNLAAGVVALHKGWKV is encoded by the coding sequence ATGTCCGACTCCAATCAAACGCATTTTGGTTTTAAAACTGTTAAAGAAAACGAAAAGGCCAGTAAAGTTGGTCAAGTGTTTCATTCGGTCGCTCAAAAGTACGATTTGATGAATGACGTGATGTCGGCTGGCTTACACCGCACATGGAAACGCTTCGCAATTGAAGTAAGTGGCGTCAAAGCTGGCGATAAAGTACTCGATGTTGCTGGTGGCAGTGGCGATTTATCAAGACTGTTCAATAAAAAAGTAGGGCCAACTGGCCAAGTCATTTTGACTGACATCAATGCCTCGATGCTTGCTGTGGGCCGTGACCGCTTAATTGATGATGGTGCTGCAGTGCCTGCATTGCAATGCGATGCAGAAAAACTTCCATTTCCAGACAATCATTTTGATTGCGTGATTGTTGCGTTTGGCCTCCGTAACATGACCCATAAAGATAAAGCCTTAGCCGAAATGCGCCGTGTACTAAAGACTGGCGGACGGTTGCTGGTACTAGAATTTTCTAAGGTCTGGAAGCCGCTGGCCCCAATTTACGACGCTTACTCATTCAAGTTATTACCAATCATGGGCAAATTATTTGCAAAAGATGCAGACAGCTATCAATATCTTGCAGAATCAATTCGTATGCACCCAGATCAGGAAACATTGCGTCAAATGATGCTGGATGCAGGCTTAGCCAAAGTCGACTATTACAACTTAGCAGCCGGGGTTGTGGCTTTACATAAAGGCTGGAAAGTCTAG
- a CDS encoding ubiquinone biosynthesis accessory factor UbiJ: MFKPLLTRLLNHLVTQNQWARSHLLPFSGKTVRFYIPPAQASLTILEDGGLAVAGETSHADASIHLSASLALRLLAKDSDAMSKVRIEGDTELAKTLAKVLQNIQWDYEEDLSKVLGDISANKASTLVKDTAKEAKQQMVNFAEMAAEYWQEENPLIAKKRHVEDFVQQVDVLRDDVERLEKRMAKIRAK; encoded by the coding sequence ATGTTCAAGCCATTATTAACGCGCTTACTAAACCATCTTGTCACGCAAAACCAATGGGCGCGGTCTCATCTTTTACCTTTTAGTGGCAAAACAGTCCGTTTTTATATACCACCAGCCCAAGCAAGCCTCACCATACTAGAAGATGGTGGTTTGGCGGTAGCAGGTGAAACAAGCCATGCAGATGCTTCCATTCATTTATCTGCTTCGCTTGCATTGCGACTCTTGGCAAAAGATAGTGATGCCATGTCTAAAGTGCGTATTGAAGGGGATACAGAACTCGCTAAAACATTGGCTAAAGTGTTACAAAACATTCAATGGGATTACGAAGAGGATTTAAGTAAAGTCCTTGGTGACATATCGGCGAACAAAGCGAGCACTTTAGTTAAAGACACTGCCAAGGAAGCCAAACAACAAATGGTGAATTTTGCCGAAATGGCTGCAGAGTACTGGCAAGAAGAAAATCCACTCATCGCTAAAAAACGCCATGTCGAAGATTTTGTGCAGCAAGTTGACGTGCTTCGTGATGACGTTGAGCGCCTAGAAAAGCGCATGGCAAAAATACGCGCAAAATAA
- the ubiB gene encoding ubiquinone biosynthesis regulatory protein kinase UbiB, which yields MRLLRLIKILFISLKFGLDEFVLAHSKFRFLRKLLQTVLFFRNKKQARGERLRLALEALGPIFVKFGQMLSTRRDLIPLDIADELAKLQDQVPPFEYALVEQVLIETYNKPVNQVFSQFDITPIASASVAQVHFAHLMDGKPVAVKILRPGIASVIQKDIKLLEVAAWLIQALLSDGKRLRPREVVADFSLHLNNELDLMLEAANCSLLGRNFPNSPLLQVPEVYWDWCHEQVMVMERMNGTPVSQVGKLRSMGIDIPKLARDGVEIFFTQVFRDGFFHADMHPGNIQVANDGRYIALDFGIMGTLTESDKQYLARNFLAFFRRDYREVAQAHIESGWVPSDVSIDQFETAIRAVCEPIFNKPLKDISFGRVLIRLFHTARRFGLIIQPQLTMLQKTLLNVEGLGRDLDPDLDLWKTAQPLLERWMSEQIGWRSVLKRIKNEAPHWGAVLPTLPRKIDAFLMHDVNQVAELKIELNRLQAEHRKQSRAFRLLITALLSAIVLVLWQMNK from the coding sequence ATGCGCTTATTAAGACTCATCAAAATCCTCTTCATCTCCCTCAAATTTGGGCTTGATGAATTTGTACTCGCGCATAGCAAGTTCCGCTTCCTCAGAAAATTGCTTCAAACAGTATTATTTTTCCGCAACAAAAAACAAGCGCGCGGTGAGCGTCTTCGTTTAGCGCTAGAAGCGCTTGGGCCGATCTTTGTGAAGTTTGGTCAAATGCTTTCAACTCGTCGTGATTTGATTCCACTTGATATTGCTGACGAACTCGCCAAGCTTCAAGACCAAGTCCCCCCTTTTGAATATGCACTTGTTGAACAGGTATTAATCGAGACTTATAACAAGCCGGTTAATCAAGTGTTCAGTCAATTCGACATCACCCCAATTGCCAGCGCTTCGGTAGCACAAGTCCACTTTGCACACTTAATGGATGGCAAACCAGTGGCTGTTAAGATTTTACGACCAGGCATCGCAAGCGTTATTCAAAAAGACATTAAATTATTAGAAGTTGCAGCTTGGCTTATTCAGGCCTTGCTGTCTGATGGAAAAAGATTACGTCCGCGGGAAGTGGTGGCTGATTTCTCACTGCACCTTAATAACGAGCTTGACCTCATGCTTGAAGCGGCCAACTGCAGTTTGCTTGGTCGCAACTTTCCGAACAGCCCGCTGTTACAAGTGCCCGAAGTTTATTGGGACTGGTGTCATGAGCAAGTCATGGTCATGGAGCGGATGAATGGTACCCCGGTAAGCCAAGTGGGTAAATTGCGAAGCATGGGCATCGATATACCTAAACTTGCGAGAGATGGCGTGGAGATATTCTTCACGCAAGTCTTTCGTGATGGCTTTTTCCATGCTGACATGCATCCTGGCAATATTCAGGTGGCTAACGATGGCCGCTATATCGCGCTTGATTTTGGCATTATGGGAACCCTCACCGAAAGCGATAAGCAATATTTAGCTCGTAATTTCCTGGCTTTTTTCCGCCGCGATTATCGCGAAGTTGCGCAAGCACATATTGAGTCTGGTTGGGTACCAAGCGATGTGTCTATTGACCAATTTGAAACGGCCATTCGTGCGGTCTGCGAGCCTATTTTCAACAAACCGCTTAAAGACATTTCTTTCGGTCGTGTACTCATTCGTTTATTTCACACAGCCAGAAGATTTGGCTTAATCATTCAACCGCAGCTCACCATGCTTCAAAAAACACTACTTAACGTTGAAGGCTTGGGCCGCGATTTAGACCCTGATCTAGATTTATGGAAGACAGCACAGCCACTGCTTGAGCGCTGGATGAGCGAGCAAATTGGTTGGCGTAGTGTATTGAAACGTATCAAAAATGAAGCACCGCATTGGGGCGCCGTATTGCCAACGTTACCACGCAAAATTGATGCGTTTTTAATGCATGACGTTAATCAGGTCGCCGAGTTGAAAATTGAATTGAACCGTTTACAAGCAGAACATCGTAAACAAAGTAGAGCATTTCGCCTGTTAATCACAGCGCTCCTTTCAGCCATTGTTTTAGTCTTATGGCAGATGAATAAGTAA
- the miaB gene encoding tRNA (N6-isopentenyl adenosine(37)-C2)-methylthiotransferase MiaB, whose protein sequence is MNSPKKLFIKTFGCQMNEYDSSRMADMLSTSDGMVTTETVEDADVILLNTCSVREKAEDKVFSHLGRFVELKEKNPNLVIGVGGCVASQEGENIIKRAPYVDIVFGPQTLHRLPEMIKTSRSSGASQVDISFPEIEKFDHLPPPRVEGASAFLSIMEGCSKYCTFCVVPYTRGEEVSRPFEDILTEAIQLAEQGVKEITLLGQNVNAYRTEYEGDKADLALLIETIAEIPQIERIRFTTSHPNEMSEQLISCFANVPKLAAQLHLPVQAGSDRILMAMKRNYTGLKFKSIIRKLRTANPNLTFTSDFIIGFPGETEADFEATVKLMQDVGFDASFSFLYSPRPGTPAAFLKDDVTEATKLARLAKLQAINEAQAKVISKAMLGSVQRVLIEGASWKDASLLAGKTDNNRVVDIEGDARLIQQFVNVKITDVSNPRRLVGVIVE, encoded by the coding sequence ATGAACTCCCCTAAAAAACTCTTCATCAAAACCTTTGGTTGTCAGATGAATGAATATGACTCTTCGCGCATGGCGGATATGCTTTCAACTTCCGATGGCATGGTTACCACAGAGACAGTTGAGGATGCCGATGTCATTTTGCTCAACACCTGTTCAGTGCGCGAAAAAGCAGAAGACAAAGTCTTTAGTCATTTAGGACGTTTTGTCGAACTCAAAGAAAAAAATCCAAACTTAGTGATTGGCGTGGGGGGATGCGTGGCTTCCCAAGAAGGTGAGAACATCATCAAACGGGCTCCGTATGTTGATATTGTTTTCGGCCCTCAAACCCTCCACCGCTTGCCAGAAATGATCAAAACAAGTCGATCCAGTGGCGCATCGCAAGTGGACATTAGTTTTCCTGAAATTGAAAAGTTTGACCATTTGCCACCCCCACGCGTTGAAGGCGCCAGTGCGTTTTTAAGCATCATGGAAGGTTGTAGCAAATACTGTACGTTTTGCGTGGTGCCTTACACCCGCGGTGAAGAAGTCTCACGCCCATTTGAAGATATTCTGACCGAAGCGATTCAGTTGGCAGAGCAAGGCGTAAAAGAAATCACCCTGCTTGGGCAAAACGTCAATGCTTATCGCACTGAATACGAAGGCGATAAGGCTGATTTAGCACTACTCATTGAGACAATTGCCGAAATTCCACAAATCGAGCGCATTCGATTTACCACTAGCCACCCCAACGAAATGAGCGAGCAATTAATTAGCTGCTTTGCTAATGTGCCTAAGTTGGCGGCGCAACTGCATTTGCCTGTGCAAGCGGGCAGCGACCGTATTTTGATGGCGATGAAACGCAATTACACTGGGCTAAAATTTAAATCTATTATTCGCAAACTACGGACTGCCAATCCAAACCTTACATTTACTTCTGACTTTATTATTGGCTTTCCAGGCGAAACCGAAGCCGACTTTGAGGCCACAGTAAAACTGATGCAAGACGTGGGCTTTGATGCAAGCTTTAGTTTTTTGTACAGCCCGCGTCCAGGAACGCCAGCCGCATTTTTAAAAGATGATGTCACTGAAGCAACGAAATTAGCACGCCTAGCGAAACTTCAAGCCATTAATGAAGCCCAAGCCAAAGTTATTTCAAAAGCCATGCTAGGTTCTGTGCAACGCGTGTTGATTGAAGGAGCATCTTGGAAAGACGCTTCATTACTGGCAGGAAAAACCGATAACAACCGTGTTGTTGATATTGAAGGCGATGCACGCCTCATTCAGCAATTTGTGAATGTAAAAATCACTGACGTTTCTAACCCACGCCGTTTAGTCGGCGTGATTGTTGAATAG
- a CDS encoding PhoH family protein, with protein MEITLQPEDNHRLANLCGPLDENLKQIASALEIEIARRGAHFKLSGDKDNTRIAAQLLESFYARSKEAIELEDIQLSLVEANKLNADTITTAAMPNLMTRRADLHGRTPRQVSYLQQVQDYDITFGIGPAGTGKTYLAVACAVDALTRDKVKRIVLVRPAVEAGERLGFLPGDLSQKVDPYLRPLYDALYDLGGYDSVNKMFERGAIEVAPLAYMRGRTLNQSFIILDEAQNTTPEQMKMFLTRIGFGTKAVITGDVTQIDLGRGQKSGLVEAQQVLKDIKGIAFTHFLSEDVVRHPLVQKIVNAYEKYDASKHAQPHDPKHQKHE; from the coding sequence ATGGAAATCACGCTACAACCAGAAGATAATCACCGCCTTGCTAATCTCTGTGGCCCGCTTGATGAGAATCTGAAACAAATCGCATCCGCTTTAGAAATTGAAATCGCCCGTCGTGGTGCACATTTCAAACTCAGCGGCGACAAAGACAATACGCGGATTGCAGCACAGCTATTAGAAAGCTTCTACGCGCGGTCAAAAGAGGCCATTGAATTGGAAGACATTCAACTTAGTTTAGTTGAAGCCAACAAACTCAACGCTGACACAATTACTACCGCCGCGATGCCAAACCTGATGACCCGTCGTGCCGATTTACATGGACGCACACCTCGCCAAGTGAGTTATTTGCAACAAGTGCAAGATTACGACATCACCTTTGGCATCGGCCCAGCAGGCACTGGAAAAACCTACCTTGCGGTGGCTTGCGCAGTGGATGCGCTTACACGTGATAAAGTAAAAAGAATCGTCCTCGTTCGTCCAGCGGTGGAGGCAGGTGAGCGCCTAGGTTTCTTACCGGGAGATTTATCACAAAAAGTTGATCCTTATTTACGCCCTTTATACGATGCGCTTTACGATTTGGGTGGTTACGATAGCGTCAACAAGATGTTTGAACGTGGCGCCATTGAAGTTGCACCACTGGCTTACATGCGCGGCCGAACGCTTAACCAAAGCTTTATCATTTTAGATGAAGCGCAGAACACCACCCCCGAACAAATGAAGATGTTTTTAACGCGTATTGGTTTTGGCACTAAAGCGGTGATTACAGGCGACGTGACGCAAATTGACTTGGGGCGCGGACAAAAAAGCGGCTTAGTCGAAGCACAACAAGTGCTTAAAGATATCAAAGGCATTGCCTTTACGCACTTCTTATCCGAAGACGTGGTACGCCATCCTTTAGTCCAAAAGATCGTGAATGCCTACGAAAAATACGATGCATCTAAACATGCTCAACCACACGACCCGAAACATCAAAAACATGAGTAA
- the ybeY gene encoding rRNA maturation RNase YbeY, giving the protein MSKHPILSMDVQYASELTGLPTATQFKRWARNTIRVDSEITLRIVDEAEGLDLNNAYRQKDYATNVLTFPLAEEPFIMADIVICAPVVAKEAKEQGKTLEAHFAHLTAHGVLHAHGYDHEVAEQAELMESIETQILTKLGYSDPYSDAAPYADNE; this is encoded by the coding sequence ATGAGTAAACACCCTATTCTTTCTATGGATGTGCAATACGCCAGCGAACTCACTGGCTTACCAACTGCCACGCAATTCAAACGCTGGGCGCGCAATACCATCCGCGTGGATAGCGAAATCACTTTACGTATCGTGGATGAAGCCGAAGGTCTTGACCTTAATAATGCCTATCGCCAAAAAGATTACGCAACCAATGTGCTGACGTTTCCATTGGCAGAAGAGCCATTCATCATGGCTGATATTGTGATTTGCGCTCCCGTAGTGGCAAAAGAAGCCAAAGAGCAAGGCAAGACCTTAGAAGCACACTTTGCCCATTTAACAGCGCACGGTGTTTTGCATGCGCATGGTTACGACCATGAGGTTGCAGAACAAGCGGAATTGATGGAAAGTATAGAAACACAAATTTTGACTAAACTTGGTTATTCAGACCCCTACAGCGATGCAGCTCCATATGCTGATAACGAATAA
- a CDS encoding HlyC/CorC family transporter, with amino-acid sequence MAEAEKQNWLERLSHFLLREPDDREQLVELLHASFEKSLLDADALAMIEGVLQVSETQVRDVMIPRSQMDVIDITQRPEEFIPFVIETAHSRFPVIDDDKNDIIGILLAKDLLRYYAGEDFDVRDMLRPVVFIPESKRLNVLLKEFRSNRNHIAIVVDEYGGVAGMITIEDVLEQIVGDIEDEYDFDETEDNIIRDTQGRYRVKALTEIADFNEILGTEFSDEEFSTIGGLVVSQFGHLPKRGETVTFNNLKFTALRADSRRLHSVLIEQLEIQEASE; translated from the coding sequence ATGGCTGAAGCAGAAAAACAAAATTGGTTGGAGCGGTTAAGTCATTTTCTATTACGCGAGCCAGATGACCGCGAACAACTTGTCGAGCTCTTGCATGCATCCTTTGAAAAAAGCCTACTAGATGCAGATGCGCTCGCCATGATTGAAGGCGTGCTTCAAGTTTCCGAAACGCAAGTACGCGACGTCATGATTCCACGCTCTCAAATGGATGTGATCGACATCACGCAGAGGCCAGAAGAGTTTATTCCCTTCGTGATTGAAACCGCACACTCACGTTTTCCAGTCATTGATGATGACAAAAATGACATTATTGGCATTTTATTAGCGAAAGACTTGCTGCGTTATTACGCAGGCGAAGACTTTGATGTGCGCGATATGTTACGCCCAGTGGTATTTATCCCTGAGTCTAAGCGCCTCAATGTTTTGCTCAAAGAATTCCGCAGCAACCGTAATCATATTGCGATCGTGGTAGATGAGTATGGCGGTGTTGCAGGCATGATTACGATTGAAGATGTGCTTGAACAAATCGTTGGCGACATCGAGGACGAATACGACTTTGACGAAACAGAAGACAATATCATTCGTGATACACAAGGTAGATACCGTGTAAAAGCGCTGACTGAAATCGCTGATTTCAATGAAATCCTGGGTACAGAATTTAGTGATGAAGAGTTTTCAACCATCGGTGGGTTAGTGGTGAGTCAATTCGGCCACCTCCCAAAACGGGGTGAAACGGTGACATTCAACAACCTAAAGTTTACGGCCCTAAGAGCTGATAGCCGTCGCTTGCATTCCGTACTGATTGAACAATTAGAGATTCAGGAAGCGTCAGAATAG
- the lnt gene encoding apolipoprotein N-acyltransferase — MQRINLPPQITSLLLGALCVFGFAPFYVFILPVISLAGLFYLWELTTSPKQAAKIGFAFGLGFFIAGIYWIYISLHDIGGMPFWMAGLATFLLCAFLALFPALVGYSAKLSVHPLASAAILWVLSEWVRSWIFTGFPWLAVGYSQVPFSPLAGYAPILGVFSVGFAVTVSASLLVLIAQNRHRRVAFAGILTIWMIGGAASLVNWTIPIGKPTKVALIQGNIAQEIKWDEAIAIQTVNQYLSMAKQAHAELVILPETALPLAINLAQKDMAQDQVLAPFKTIAMQDHKAILVGAVSQNKDAYFNTMLGISTLDAVQTYHKSHLVPFGEFIPFKSVFGWIYRDWLNMPLSDLSRGSHEQRPMQMAGQKIAVNICYEDVFGEEIIRQLPGATLLVNASNDAWYGRSSAAEQHLQFSQMRALETGRMVLRATNTGATAIISNKGNVLATVPQFTTVILNGTVQGYTGSTPYIRWGNWAIISLLFIALILLWGRKKK; from the coding sequence ATGCAAAGAATTAACCTGCCCCCACAGATCACTAGCCTACTATTGGGTGCTTTATGCGTATTTGGTTTTGCGCCGTTTTATGTTTTCATCCTACCCGTCATCAGCCTTGCAGGCTTATTTTATTTGTGGGAACTCACCACCTCTCCTAAGCAAGCCGCAAAAATAGGGTTTGCTTTTGGGTTGGGCTTTTTCATTGCTGGCATATATTGGATATATATTAGCCTGCACGACATCGGCGGCATGCCATTTTGGATGGCAGGGTTGGCAACCTTTCTCTTGTGCGCATTTTTGGCGCTATTCCCTGCACTCGTTGGCTACTCAGCAAAACTTAGCGTTCATCCACTTGCCAGCGCAGCCATACTCTGGGTGCTGAGCGAATGGGTGCGAAGCTGGATTTTTACTGGATTCCCTTGGTTAGCGGTTGGCTACTCACAAGTACCATTTAGCCCACTGGCTGGCTATGCACCAATACTCGGCGTGTTTAGTGTGGGCTTCGCGGTCACAGTGAGTGCAAGCCTTTTAGTTTTGATTGCACAAAACAGACACCGTCGCGTGGCATTTGCAGGGATTTTGACCATTTGGATGATTGGCGGGGCCGCCAGCCTCGTTAATTGGACAATCCCGATTGGCAAGCCGACTAAAGTTGCTTTAATCCAAGGGAATATTGCGCAAGAAATAAAATGGGATGAGGCTATTGCCATCCAAACCGTGAATCAGTATTTGAGCATGGCCAAGCAAGCACACGCTGAGTTGGTCATCCTGCCAGAAACTGCCTTGCCGCTGGCCATCAATTTGGCACAAAAAGACATGGCGCAAGACCAAGTGTTGGCGCCATTCAAAACCATCGCCATGCAAGACCACAAAGCCATTTTGGTTGGTGCAGTGTCACAAAATAAAGATGCTTATTTCAACACCATGCTGGGCATCTCAACCCTTGATGCCGTTCAGACTTATCACAAATCGCACTTGGTGCCGTTTGGCGAATTCATTCCGTTTAAGTCAGTTTTTGGCTGGATTTACAGAGACTGGCTCAACATGCCGCTCAGCGATTTAAGCCGAGGAAGTCACGAACAAAGGCCGATGCAAATGGCAGGGCAAAAAATTGCAGTGAATATCTGCTATGAAGACGTGTTTGGCGAAGAAATTATTCGCCAATTGCCGGGAGCAACTTTACTGGTCAATGCCAGCAACGACGCTTGGTATGGTCGCTCAAGTGCCGCCGAACAACATTTACAGTTTTCACAAATGCGCGCTTTAGAAACAGGCCGCATGGTGCTTCGCGCCACCAACACTGGCGCGACAGCCATTATCAGCAACAAAGGCAATGTGCTTGCCACCGTGCCGCAATTCACTACCGTCATCTTAAACGGGACTGTTCAAGGTTACACAGGCAGCACGCCGTACATCCGCTGGGGCAATTGGGCGATTATCAGTTTATTATTCATCGCGTTAATTCTTTTATGGGGGCGCAAAAAGAAGTAA
- the glyQ gene encoding glycine--tRNA ligase subunit alpha yields MLTFQQIILNLQNYWDKQGCTLMQPYDMEVGAGTSHTATFLRALGPEPWKAAYVQPSRRPKDGRYGQNPNRLQHYYQFQVVLKPAPANILELYLGSLESLGFDLKQNDIRFVEDDWENPTLGAWGLGWEVWLNGMEVTQFTYFQQVGGINCKPITGEITYGLERLAMYLQGVDNVYDLIYSKGVNGSADVKYGDVFHQNEVEQSTYNFEHSDVDFLLTAFNAHEKQAQHLTENKLALPAYEQVLKAAHTFNLLDARGAISVTERAAYIGRIRNLARAVAAGYLDSRARLGFPMAPKVWADEVLEKIELEKQAQNKKAAA; encoded by the coding sequence ATGCTGACGTTTCAACAGATTATTTTAAACCTGCAAAACTACTGGGATAAGCAAGGTTGCACGCTGATGCAACCCTACGACATGGAAGTTGGTGCGGGGACCTCTCACACTGCCACATTCTTACGCGCACTTGGTCCAGAGCCATGGAAAGCCGCTTATGTGCAACCTAGCCGCCGCCCTAAAGATGGTCGATACGGTCAAAATCCAAACCGCTTACAGCACTACTACCAATTCCAAGTCGTGCTAAAACCAGCACCAGCGAATATTCTTGAGCTTTACCTTGGCTCACTTGAGTCACTCGGTTTTGACCTCAAACAAAACGACATCCGATTTGTAGAAGATGACTGGGAAAACCCAACGCTAGGCGCATGGGGTTTGGGTTGGGAAGTTTGGCTGAACGGCATGGAGGTCACACAATTCACCTATTTCCAACAAGTGGGTGGCATTAACTGCAAACCAATTACTGGCGAAATCACTTACGGTTTAGAGCGCTTGGCCATGTACCTTCAAGGCGTGGATAATGTTTACGACCTTATTTACTCAAAGGGAGTGAATGGCTCAGCCGATGTGAAATACGGTGATGTATTCCATCAAAACGAAGTCGAGCAATCGACCTACAACTTCGAGCACAGTGATGTAGATTTCTTGCTTACCGCATTTAATGCGCACGAAAAACAAGCCCAGCACCTCACAGAAAATAAACTAGCCTTGCCTGCTTACGAGCAAGTGCTAAAAGCCGCCCATACCTTCAACTTGCTCGATGCGCGTGGCGCAATTTCAGTAACTGAGCGTGCTGCTTACATTGGCCGCATTCGTAACTTGGCACGTGCAGTTGCTGCTGGCTATTTAGATAGCCGCGCCCGCCTTGGCTTCCCAATGGCGCCAAAAGTATGGGCCGATGAGGTGTTAGAAAAAATTGAACTTGAGAAGCAAGCACAAAATAAAAAGGCAGCAGCATGA